A stretch of the Vulcanisaeta souniana JCM 11219 genome encodes the following:
- a CDS encoding aldehyde ferredoxin oxidoreductase family protein produces MTIKGVNGIVGFVDLTTGEVKKIQVPEDVYRDFLGGYGLGAWFLYTHMKPRVDPLGSGNILGMISGLLNASGISMTGRSMAVGKSPLTGGWGDSNAGGRFGPKLMEAGLDAIFVTGVSEKPVYILIDNGEIHIESAVDLWGKNTRETEDELRSRYKGAQVVSIGPPGEKLQLIAAIINEYGRAYGRSGLAAVMGSKRLKAIVAVGDKKPVIHDKDLLRQRIKEMLDALRTTRAKAYEIWHKYGTISTLDTSVLSGDTPIKNWAGIGVRDYGTKNLEKFGTNTVIKDNVKPYGCASCPVSCGAWIRRNTRYGLVDMGHRLEYETASLFGPALLNADQDSVVYVGELCNLYGLDTISTANAVGFAFELYERGILTEKDIGFPLKWGDPDAVVKLVELIANAEGIGKILGQGVKRAAEIIGKGTEQYAIHVGGQELPSHHPQFLPGLAITYTGDPIPGRHTAGGVHWWGEGGKRLWAPFDIGMDLGASPKYDYGDKGRKAAIIAMSTQVENSLGFCQFSSQVIYRTLPYIDIIYAVTGIKYTPQDLLRVGHRIHTLRQLFNVREGVNPKKDFKLPRRVLEPFPEGPLVGVKLTEEDVERMREQYWETLGWDPGTGYPRRRTVEELGLTGIASNIISVLPP; encoded by the coding sequence GTGACTATTAAGGGTGTCAATGGGATTGTGGGCTTTGTCGATCTCACAACAGGTGAGGTTAAGAAAATACAAGTACCTGAAGATGTATATAGGGACTTCCTCGGTGGTTACGGTCTCGGCGCCTGGTTCCTATATACCCACATGAAGCCTAGGGTCGATCCACTCGGCTCAGGCAACATACTGGGCATGATTTCCGGGCTCCTAAACGCCAGTGGCATTTCAATGACTGGTAGGTCAATGGCAGTGGGCAAATCACCACTGACAGGTGGTTGGGGGGATTCCAACGCAGGCGGTAGGTTTGGGCCAAAATTAATGGAGGCAGGCCTAGATGCAATATTCGTCACCGGTGTCTCGGAGAAACCCGTCTACATACTTATAGATAATGGCGAGATACACATAGAGAGCGCCGTGGACCTATGGGGCAAGAACACCAGGGAAACAGAGGATGAATTAAGGAGTAGATACAAGGGCGCCCAGGTGGTTAGTATTGGGCCGCCTGGCGAGAAGCTTCAATTAATTGCGGCTATTATTAATGAGTATGGTAGGGCCTACGGTAGGTCTGGGCTCGCTGCAGTGATGGGTAGTAAGAGGTTAAAGGCAATAGTGGCTGTCGGTGACAAGAAACCAGTAATACATGATAAAGACCTGCTCAGGCAAAGGATTAAGGAGATGCTTGACGCCTTAAGGACAACTAGGGCTAAGGCCTACGAGATCTGGCATAAGTATGGAACAATATCCACGCTTGATACAAGCGTATTATCCGGCGACACCCCAATTAAGAACTGGGCTGGCATTGGGGTTAGGGATTACGGAACCAAGAACCTGGAGAAGTTTGGTACGAATACAGTGATCAAGGACAACGTTAAGCCTTACGGGTGTGCCAGCTGCCCAGTATCCTGTGGCGCGTGGATAAGGAGGAACACGAGGTATGGCCTTGTTGATATGGGGCACAGGCTTGAGTACGAAACGGCTTCATTATTCGGACCAGCTCTATTAAATGCGGATCAGGATTCCGTAGTGTATGTTGGTGAACTATGCAATCTATATGGGTTAGACACAATATCCACGGCAAACGCGGTGGGCTTCGCCTTTGAACTCTACGAGAGGGGCATATTGACCGAGAAAGACATTGGATTCCCACTCAAGTGGGGCGATCCCGATGCTGTGGTTAAGCTAGTGGAGTTGATAGCCAATGCTGAGGGTATTGGTAAGATACTTGGTCAAGGCGTTAAGAGGGCTGCCGAGATAATCGGCAAGGGCACTGAGCAGTACGCAATACACGTTGGCGGTCAGGAATTACCGTCACACCACCCACAGTTCCTACCTGGACTGGCCATTACATACACTGGTGATCCAATACCTGGCAGGCACACCGCAGGTGGCGTCCATTGGTGGGGTGAGGGTGGTAAAAGGCTTTGGGCGCCTTTTGACATAGGCATGGACCTCGGGGCATCCCCCAAGTACGATTATGGCGATAAGGGTCGTAAAGCCGCGATAATAGCCATGTCAACACAGGTTGAGAACTCACTTGGCTTTTGTCAATTCTCATCACAAGTAATCTATAGGACTCTGCCATACATAGACATAATCTATGCCGTAACTGGTATAAAGTATACACCGCAGGATCTACTCAGGGTCGGCCATAGAATACACACGCTTAGGCAGTTGTTCAATGTTAGGGAGGGCGTTAACCCAAAGAAGGACTTCAAGCTACCAAGGAGGGTTCTCGAACCATTCCCAGAGGGGCCACTTGTCGGTGTTAAGTTGACTGAGGAGGATGTGGAAAGGATGAGGGAGCAGTATTGGGAGACCCTTGGTTGGGACCCAGGTACTGGTTACCCAAGGAGGAGGACGGTTGAGGAACTTGGACTTACAGGGATCGCCAGCAACATCATTAGTGTTTTACCTCCATGA
- a CDS encoding 2-oxoacid:ferredoxin oxidoreductase subunit alpha: MPTDIMWVVGGPQGGGIDTGASVFMRTVARAGYYVIGDREYFSNIKGRHSYFMVRVSDEPRGGLLSAIDVLVALDAESVFTHFQDIKRGGYLIVDTSTFNTKLEQIQYMEDEFKERLREFFSKSGIEPTVKGVIDYLKNNGVNIITMHYADLLQDVKKKLHDIDLPSLIGRYSNVVMTAYSTAIMGLPIDYVFKGLEDVFTGRRGKLLEYNKAIVEIVYEYAKPLKSSITLPPIKRDTRAIIVNGNEAVAIGKILGGLRFQTYYPITPAADESFFIEAHNIISLDPATEEAKALEKAGIVVVQTEDEISAINMAIGAGIAGARAATATSGPGLSLMVEGTGFAGMNEIPVVITHYQRAGPSTGMATRNSQSDLRFVMHMGHGEFPRIVIASGDHREAVEDAFKALNWAEKYQIPVIHLVDKALANSYSMVVWDLDKKSLKIDRGLIVTNNDNDYKRFKLTKNGVSPRSIPGPGPIFWLTGDEHDEHGHITEDPVTRMDMYEKRMKKLELADKEIPITDKAKLYGPENADITLIGWGSTKGVILDAMNMLGKEGYRVNFLQLKMFIPFPSEFVRNVLSKNQLIIDIESNYEAQAASVIREKTGIEIRHKVVKVTGRPIFVDEVYEAVKKILKDKDEKIILMKGP, encoded by the coding sequence ATGCCTACCGACATAATGTGGGTTGTTGGTGGACCACAGGGTGGCGGCATCGATACTGGTGCCAGCGTCTTTATGAGAACCGTGGCCAGGGCCGGTTACTACGTAATTGGAGACAGGGAGTACTTCTCAAACATTAAGGGTAGACACAGTTATTTCATGGTTAGGGTTAGTGACGAGCCTAGGGGAGGTCTACTAAGCGCAATAGATGTCTTAGTAGCCCTTGACGCAGAGTCAGTGTTTACGCACTTCCAGGACATTAAACGTGGCGGTTACCTAATAGTCGATACATCAACCTTCAACACAAAGCTTGAGCAGATCCAATACATGGAGGATGAATTCAAGGAGAGACTCAGGGAATTCTTCAGTAAGTCCGGTATCGAACCTACTGTTAAGGGAGTAATCGATTATTTAAAGAATAATGGTGTTAACATCATAACAATGCACTACGCCGATCTACTCCAGGATGTCAAGAAGAAGCTTCATGACATAGACCTACCGTCGCTAATTGGCAGATACTCAAACGTTGTAATGACAGCATATTCAACTGCCATAATGGGCCTACCCATTGATTACGTGTTTAAGGGCCTAGAGGACGTATTCACTGGCAGAAGAGGCAAATTGCTTGAGTATAATAAGGCCATTGTCGAGATCGTGTATGAGTATGCAAAACCCCTCAAGTCAAGTATAACCTTACCACCGATAAAGAGGGATACAAGGGCTATAATTGTTAACGGCAATGAGGCCGTGGCAATAGGCAAGATACTTGGCGGACTCAGGTTCCAGACCTACTACCCAATAACGCCCGCAGCCGACGAATCATTCTTCATAGAGGCCCACAATATTATTAGCCTTGATCCAGCTACCGAGGAGGCCAAGGCCCTGGAGAAGGCCGGCATAGTGGTTGTTCAGACCGAGGACGAGATATCAGCAATAAACATGGCAATAGGCGCCGGGATAGCCGGCGCCAGGGCCGCAACGGCAACGTCAGGGCCTGGACTGAGCCTGATGGTTGAGGGTACGGGCTTTGCCGGGATGAATGAGATCCCAGTTGTAATAACGCATTATCAGAGGGCTGGACCAAGCACTGGCATGGCTACAAGGAACAGTCAATCTGACCTAAGGTTCGTAATGCACATGGGGCATGGCGAATTCCCAAGGATAGTAATAGCCTCAGGCGACCACAGGGAGGCCGTTGAGGACGCATTCAAGGCCCTTAACTGGGCCGAGAAGTACCAAATACCAGTCATACACTTAGTGGATAAGGCATTAGCGAACTCCTACTCAATGGTTGTTTGGGACCTTGATAAGAAGTCGCTGAAGATTGATAGGGGATTGATAGTGACAAATAATGACAATGACTATAAGAGGTTCAAGTTAACAAAGAACGGCGTATCACCAAGGTCAATACCTGGACCAGGGCCGATATTCTGGCTAACAGGCGATGAGCATGATGAGCACGGACATATAACAGAGGACCCAGTCACTAGGATGGATATGTATGAAAAGAGGATGAAGAAGCTTGAATTAGCAGATAAGGAGATACCAATTACAGATAAGGCTAAGCTTTATGGCCCAGAGAATGCAGACATTACCTTAATTGGCTGGGGTTCAACCAAAGGCGTTATTTTAGATGCCATGAATATGTTAGGCAAGGAGGGTTACAGGGTTAATTTCCTGCAGCTTAAGATGTTCATACCATTCCCAAGCGAGTTTGTGAGGAATGTACTGAGCAAGAACCAGTTGATAATTGATATCGAGTCGAATTATGAAGCGCAGGCAGCAAGTGTGATTAGGGAGAAGACGGGTATCGAGATTAGGCATAAGGTTGTTAAGGTTACGGGGAGGCCCATATTTGTTGATGAGGTTTACGAGGCAGTCAAGAAAATATTGAAGGATAAGGACGAGAAGATAATACTAATGAAAGGGCCCTAA
- a CDS encoding glucose 1-dehydrogenase — MKAVTVIPGIPESLRLMDIPKPNLGKGQTLLKPIRVGVCGTDKEIIEGRYGKAPEGSQYLILGHEAVAEVVELGDGVDNVSVGDIVIPTVRRPLNCDLPVDFCPINHYLEHGIWGLHGHAAEYSVTDAKYLVRVPKEAIDVAVLTEPLSIVEKGIDLAIKLGQARFDWKPRTALILGAGPVGLLATMTLRLLGLSTVTTATRPLDSLKARLVKELGGTYVDSAVEQITGEFDIVIEATGSPQVINDGLKHMAPNGIYVLLGVYPSGGSLSNLGELMTNVVLNNKVIVGSVNAGIKHFEMALDHLKRAKEELNNWPAKLITKRANLNNYQEAYTWTHDDIKTVLEITPL; from the coding sequence GTGAAGGCAGTTACAGTTATACCGGGTATACCAGAATCACTGAGGTTAATGGATATTCCTAAACCAAACCTTGGTAAGGGGCAAACCCTACTTAAGCCAATCAGGGTTGGTGTTTGCGGAACCGATAAGGAGATAATTGAGGGCAGGTATGGCAAGGCACCCGAGGGCAGTCAATACCTAATTCTTGGTCATGAGGCTGTTGCTGAGGTTGTGGAGCTTGGTGATGGTGTTGATAATGTGAGTGTTGGCGACATTGTCATACCAACAGTAAGGAGACCACTTAATTGCGACTTGCCAGTGGACTTTTGCCCAATCAATCATTACCTGGAGCATGGGATTTGGGGATTGCATGGTCATGCCGCTGAATACTCGGTGACGGATGCCAAGTACCTGGTTAGGGTGCCTAAGGAGGCCATAGACGTCGCCGTACTCACCGAACCCCTAAGCATCGTCGAGAAAGGCATTGACCTAGCAATAAAACTTGGACAAGCAAGGTTTGATTGGAAGCCGAGGACTGCATTAATACTTGGTGCTGGGCCTGTGGGTTTATTGGCCACCATGACTCTGAGGTTGCTGGGTCTAAGTACCGTAACTACAGCGACTAGACCACTGGATAGTCTAAAGGCGAGGCTCGTTAAGGAACTGGGTGGTACATACGTAGACTCAGCGGTTGAACAGATAACTGGAGAGTTCGACATAGTAATTGAAGCCACGGGATCACCACAGGTAATTAATGATGGATTAAAACACATGGCGCCGAACGGCATATACGTACTGCTTGGTGTATATCCTAGTGGCGGTTCTCTGAGCAACCTCGGAGAGTTAATGACGAATGTCGTGCTTAATAATAAGGTTATTGTTGGCTCTGTAAACGCGGGGATCAAGCACTTCGAGATGGCTCTGGATCACTTGAAGAGGGCTAAGGAGGAGCTCAATAATTGGCCTGCTAAGTTAATAACAAAGAGGGCGAACCTTAATAATTACCAAGAGGCATACACCTGGACCCACGATGATATAAAGACTGTACTAGAGATAACCCCTTTATAA
- a CDS encoding mandelate racemase/muconate lactonizing enzyme family protein, which translates to MRITDVTTYVVKAYVGKPVTGFRGFYEDVASRISHGFTAVYVKITTDEGLIGWGEAIAREAPEAAAAVINSLFKPMLIGKDPLDNEVLWEQLFSAMRIRGHYAGYYVEALSGVDLALWDIKGKYFGRPVYKLLGGAFRDRVKAYASSVLFMNPEDTVKEIERLVQEGFRYVKIKIGRGYDMDKAVIKAIRDSLGNEVEIMVDANTAYNVSTAVKVGRMLEKYDVLWFEEPVPPDNIEAYSRIAKALDVPIAAAETLFTKYQWLEFMIKEAVDIVMPDIARVGGITEAMRIAALADAFGIPMTFHVGLSGAACRAATLQFIASLPSHITFTPTYEYYYIEKNPLAYEVVNGTFEIFKKDDVEVPGKPGLGIELNEEKLRGYVS; encoded by the coding sequence ATGAGGATAACCGACGTCACCACATATGTGGTTAAGGCCTATGTTGGTAAGCCCGTCACAGGTTTCAGGGGATTCTATGAGGATGTTGCTTCGAGGATTAGTCATGGCTTTACCGCGGTTTACGTTAAAATAACGACTGATGAGGGATTGATTGGCTGGGGTGAAGCAATAGCCAGGGAAGCCCCTGAGGCAGCGGCCGCAGTTATTAATAGTTTATTCAAACCAATGCTCATTGGCAAAGATCCGCTGGATAACGAAGTTCTTTGGGAACAACTATTCTCCGCAATGAGGATCCGCGGGCATTACGCTGGTTATTACGTAGAAGCCTTATCTGGGGTCGACTTAGCCCTATGGGATATCAAGGGTAAATACTTTGGGAGACCCGTGTATAAGCTACTTGGCGGTGCATTTAGGGATAGGGTTAAGGCCTATGCATCATCTGTGCTCTTCATGAACCCTGAGGATACCGTTAAAGAGATTGAGAGATTAGTCCAGGAGGGGTTTAGATACGTTAAGATTAAGATTGGTAGAGGCTATGACATGGACAAGGCCGTGATTAAGGCTATAAGGGACTCGCTGGGTAATGAGGTTGAAATCATGGTTGACGCTAACACGGCCTATAATGTGTCTACTGCCGTTAAGGTCGGTAGGATGCTCGAGAAGTACGACGTACTTTGGTTCGAGGAGCCTGTACCACCTGACAATATTGAGGCTTACTCAAGGATTGCGAAGGCCCTTGATGTACCGATAGCCGCCGCCGAGACACTATTTACCAAGTATCAGTGGCTTGAGTTCATGATTAAGGAGGCCGTAGACATAGTAATGCCAGACATAGCCAGGGTCGGCGGTATAACGGAGGCCATGAGGATTGCAGCACTGGCCGACGCCTTCGGCATACCCATGACATTCCACGTAGGCCTATCTGGAGCTGCCTGTAGGGCTGCAACACTCCAGTTCATAGCATCACTACCAAGCCACATAACCTTCACACCAACCTATGAATACTACTACATTGAGAAGAATCCGTTAGCTTACGAGGTAGTTAACGGAACGTTTGAGATATTCAAGAAAGATGACGTAGAGGTACCTGGCAAGCCAGGTTTAGGTATTGAGCTAAACGAGGAGAAATTAAGAGGATATGTTTCCTGA
- a CDS encoding DNA replication protein DnaD, translated as MHVYLILDGQTGLLIFLFLLILIAWKPEALPRIARELGRWYNWARRSMEDFMREVNEPINETKVSINNATLDIKKTINEAIDPDLLRIAKALNINTQGRSRQEVIDEIMKKLPNNDK; from the coding sequence ATGCATGTCTACCTAATCCTCGACGGTCAAACAGGCCTATTGATCTTCCTATTCCTACTAATCCTAATCGCCTGGAAACCAGAGGCACTACCAAGGATTGCCAGGGAGTTGGGTAGGTGGTATAACTGGGCCAGGAGGTCCATGGAGGACTTCATGAGAGAAGTTAATGAGCCTATTAATGAGACAAAGGTATCAATAAACAATGCCACCTTGGATATAAAAAAGACAATAAACGAGGCAATAGACCCAGACCTACTCAGGATAGCCAAGGCCCTTAATATAAATACCCAGGGAAGGTCTAGGCAGGAGGTAATAGATGAAATAATGAAAAAACTACCAAATAACGATAAATAA
- a CDS encoding Sec-independent protein translocase subunit TatA/TatB, with amino-acid sequence MSVLLFIDTQTLVLIIIAFIVLVIWGPSKIPQLARSLGQSIREFRRGAAESEPEPELIEVAKKLGIDPSGKSRDELLAEINKALGQQRNGPATTKASVDPKVLEIAEKLGIDTRGKSEEDLIKEINWRMSNK; translated from the coding sequence ATGAGTGTGTTGTTGTTTATTGATACTCAGACTTTGGTTTTGATTATTATAGCTTTTATTGTCCTCGTTATTTGGGGGCCGAGTAAGATTCCCCAGTTGGCCAGGAGCCTTGGTCAGTCCATTAGGGAGTTTAGGCGTGGTGCCGCTGAGAGTGAGCCGGAGCCTGAGCTCATTGAGGTTGCCAAGAAGCTTGGTATTGACCCAAGTGGGAAGAGTAGGGATGAGTTGCTTGCGGAGATTAATAAGGCCCTTGGTCAGCAGAGGAATGGGCCTGCAACCACAAAGGCCAGTGTTGATCCCAAGGTTCTTGAGATCGCTGAAAAACTGGGTATTGATACCAGGGGTAAGAGTGAGGAGGATTTGATTAAGGAGATTAATTGGAGGATGAGTAATAAGTGA
- the tatC gene encoding twin-arginine translocase subunit TatC, giving the protein MSNSNNDYEDRPPFDRELPFWEHVRELGVRLRRALLVFAIVFVALWLPMPSVHGHNIAQVAIGFFTMEYNPIIAFVFRHYVFNQVISSAKSITCSSNYIVGNSTQPIGIISTTVLGPFVFSVELSMVIALLVTIPVLVYEVYQYVKPALYPHELRAVRTYVWIAMVLFYLGAFIGYYFVFPAFLRISLFWSCLFGFVHLLTTSGFLDTLIATLFFAGFLFETPVAMALLTRVGFITPDALSRNRPYIYFGVLVAISIINPDPTLVSTLLWFIMFIALFETGYLWSKNIYKQRQVQI; this is encoded by the coding sequence GTGAGCAATTCTAATAATGACTACGAGGATAGGCCGCCTTTTGATAGGGAGTTGCCTTTTTGGGAGCATGTTCGTGAGCTTGGGGTTAGGCTTAGGAGGGCTTTGTTGGTCTTCGCAATAGTCTTTGTGGCCCTTTGGCTACCCATGCCTAGTGTTCATGGTCACAACATTGCCCAGGTGGCCATTGGCTTCTTCACCATGGAGTATAACCCAATAATAGCCTTTGTGTTCAGGCATTACGTATTCAACCAAGTCATCTCCTCAGCTAAATCCATAACCTGCTCCAGCAATTACATTGTTGGTAATTCCACACAACCCATAGGCATAATATCGACCACGGTGCTCGGCCCCTTCGTCTTCAGCGTCGAACTCAGTATGGTCATAGCACTCCTCGTGACAATACCCGTACTAGTCTATGAAGTCTACCAATATGTTAAACCAGCCCTTTACCCCCATGAGTTAAGGGCTGTTAGGACTTATGTCTGGATAGCCATGGTATTATTCTACTTAGGCGCGTTCATTGGTTATTACTTCGTATTCCCAGCCTTCCTAAGGATAAGCCTATTCTGGAGCTGCCTGTTCGGTTTTGTGCACCTACTCACCACAAGTGGTTTTCTGGACACCTTAATAGCGACACTATTCTTCGCGGGCTTCCTCTTTGAAACACCCGTGGCAATGGCCCTACTCACCCGGGTGGGCTTTATAACACCCGATGCACTCTCAAGGAATAGGCCCTACATTTACTTCGGGGTCCTCGTAGCCATATCCATAATAAACCCAGACCCAACACTGGTGAGCACACTACTATGGTTCATAATGTTCATAGCACTATTCGAAACAGGATACCTATGGAGCAAAAACATATACAAACAAAGGCAGGTACAAATTTAA
- a CDS encoding molybdopterin-binding protein, translating to MRLIRVEDSVGQVLGYDTTYVGRDGATVLLPRGHVITKDDVERLRDSGVYFVWVEGNEESSDLMYEWEVSERVARAVAGDNTYVKPARQGSAWIMSSINGVLRVDINGLVKLNLSGNALLITKQDMNGVVKDELVGIIDVIPLSMQREEVEELLRFGNLINVVPFRRRRIGVIITGTEIYQGRKKDLYYPIIRARTDKYGWEIVFNTIVPDDEDKIMSAMKEAINNGAEALVITGGMSVDPTDKTPIAIRRLGAKVIAYGVPIKPTTMVMIALLNEAPILAVSAGGIYYSDYNAIDIFLPRLMADLVPSREEIAAMGHGGLLPSYKPEQRT from the coding sequence ATGAGGTTAATAAGAGTTGAAGATTCAGTTGGCCAAGTGCTTGGTTATGACACAACATATGTGGGTAGGGATGGAGCGACAGTACTGCTACCCAGGGGCCACGTAATCACTAAAGATGATGTTGAGAGACTTAGGGATTCCGGCGTTTACTTCGTGTGGGTTGAGGGTAATGAAGAGTCAAGTGACTTAATGTATGAGTGGGAAGTTTCAGAAAGGGTGGCCAGGGCCGTGGCTGGGGATAACACGTACGTTAAGCCCGCTAGGCAGGGCTCCGCTTGGATCATGTCCAGTATTAATGGTGTCCTCAGGGTGGACATTAATGGATTAGTGAAGCTAAATCTAAGCGGTAATGCCTTGCTAATAACTAAGCAGGATATGAACGGTGTCGTTAAAGATGAACTGGTGGGCATTATAGACGTTATACCACTGAGTATGCAGAGGGAAGAAGTCGAGGAACTGCTGAGGTTCGGGAACTTAATTAACGTCGTACCCTTCAGAAGGAGAAGAATTGGTGTTATAATTACTGGCACTGAGATCTACCAAGGAAGGAAGAAGGATCTTTACTACCCTATTATTAGGGCTAGGACAGATAAGTATGGTTGGGAAATAGTATTTAACACAATAGTACCTGATGATGAGGATAAGATAATGAGCGCGATGAAAGAGGCTATTAATAATGGCGCCGAGGCCTTAGTGATCACTGGCGGCATGTCCGTGGACCCAACAGATAAGACGCCGATTGCAATAAGGAGACTTGGGGCTAAGGTCATAGCGTATGGAGTGCCCATTAAGCCAACGACTATGGTCATGATAGCCCTACTCAATGAGGCGCCAATACTTGCGGTATCAGCTGGAGGAATATACTACAGCGATTATAATGCTATTGACATATTCCTACCAAGACTCATGGCAGATCTAGTGCCCAGTAGGGAGGAAATTGCGGCAATGGGCCATGGAGGATTACTACCAAGCTATAAGCCCGAGCAAAGAACTTAG
- a CDS encoding helix-turn-helix domain-containing protein, which yields MKLTKLVLEHDDWSSVVPSNVQARTIKSIPIENKDLIIALVLVKAPNARIIKEALYSIKRNRRVKSIEVLDNVITRSYAMALLSILSRYTDSITETAVNLSAIFSERVHDNKEYWTFLINGKSAETALIQDLKERAEVLAYYSFDIKGMFRNYSKYTLTDNEHRILKTAYEQGYFEWPKNANAEEISKSLNISKVTFIQELRRALRKLVLKELDFDNVDFMGFY from the coding sequence ATGAAATTAACAAAACTTGTTCTGGAGCACGATGATTGGTCAAGCGTTGTTCCCAGTAATGTTCAGGCACGAACCATAAAGAGCATTCCCATTGAGAATAAAGACCTTATTATCGCATTAGTGCTGGTAAAGGCCCCTAATGCGCGTATCATTAAGGAAGCATTATATAGTATCAAGAGGAATAGGCGTGTAAAAAGCATTGAAGTACTTGATAACGTGATAACGAGAAGCTACGCTATGGCCTTACTAAGTATTTTATCAAGATACACGGATAGTATTACAGAGACAGCGGTTAATTTATCGGCAATATTCAGTGAGCGTGTACATGATAATAAGGAATATTGGACCTTCCTAATTAATGGCAAGTCGGCAGAGACTGCCCTTATTCAAGATTTAAAAGAAAGAGCTGAGGTGCTGGCGTATTATTCCTTTGATATCAAGGGTATGTTCAGGAATTATAGTAAATATACCCTTACTGATAATGAACATAGAATTTTAAAGACAGCATATGAGCAGGGATATTTTGAGTGGCCTAAGAATGCAAATGCTGAGGAGATTTCAAAGTCCCTTAATATAAGTAAGGTTACCTTCATTCAAGAATTAAGGAGGGCGCTTCGTAAATTGGTTTTAAAAGAATTAGATTTTGACAACGTTGATTTTATGGGATTTTATTGA
- a CDS encoding Gfo/Idh/MocA family protein — MERTVGVAVSGLGEISKLHIQGILGSKHGKLVGVFSHSLERAKEIAKMYGVKAYSSYEELCKDNDVDAVIIASRDEDHLPQTIEAAKSGKHVLVEKPPALTVPDVELMAKTCKENNVICMPVHNYIYTPQIMRLKDIITRGNLGKPLYAFASVFHKISEENARKYHGTLITQAYHLVYSLLFLFNDVEYVAGYLDNVSYKEHKNIDDLAIAILKFKNGVVGHILSGWCCDDLTPTSWTWMVKVFFEKGVFTFNSMESLTYSQSASYYQSRTIDFQESFFNIVSYFIDETIVNKRPPLSTMEDAIRTFRILESIKSHKINVVKI; from the coding sequence ATGGAGAGAACAGTCGGCGTTGCCGTATCAGGTCTGGGTGAAATATCAAAGTTACATATACAGGGTATCCTAGGGTCTAAGCATGGTAAACTAGTTGGAGTTTTCTCTCATTCACTTGAAAGAGCAAAAGAAATTGCGAAAATGTACGGTGTCAAGGCCTACTCATCATATGAAGAATTATGTAAGGATAATGATGTTGATGCTGTAATAATTGCAAGTAGAGATGAAGATCATTTACCGCAGACCATAGAAGCCGCAAAGTCTGGTAAGCATGTGTTGGTGGAGAAACCACCTGCATTAACAGTACCGGACGTAGAACTCATGGCAAAGACATGCAAGGAAAATAATGTAATATGTATGCCCGTGCATAATTACATCTATACTCCGCAAATAATGAGGCTTAAGGATATCATTACACGCGGTAATTTAGGGAAACCGCTTTATGCGTTTGCAAGTGTATTTCATAAGATATCTGAGGAGAATGCCAGGAAATATCATGGTACGTTAATAACACAGGCATATCACCTAGTATATTCATTGCTGTTTTTATTCAATGATGTGGAGTACGTGGCGGGTTACCTAGATAATGTATCATATAAGGAACATAAGAATATTGATGATCTAGCAATAGCAATTCTTAAGTTTAAGAATGGTGTCGTAGGTCATATACTAAGTGGTTGGTGTTGCGATGATTTAACCCCAACCTCCTGGACCTGGATGGTTAAGGTATTTTTCGAAAAGGGGGTATTTACGTTCAATTCCATGGAGTCATTAACATATTCACAGAGCGCGAGTTACTATCAATCAAGAACCATAGACTTCCAGGAAAGCTTCTTCAACATAGTATCATACTTCATAGATGAGACAATCGTTAACAAAAGACCTCCTTTATCTACCATGGAGGATGCTATTAGGACCTTCAGAATACTTGAATCAATAAAATCCCATAAAATCAACGTTGTCAAAATCTAA